From one Candidatus Thorarchaeota archaeon genomic stretch:
- the cas8a1 gene encoding type I-B CRISPR-associated protein Cas8b1/Cst1 has translation MSKTKRTGQTTVAARPLFSLTGNPFVDNGLAALCVMAGKQRPEELDIEDVRTQAQYIVNVYSQPAVKKIIHGMFFPNSELVNPVVKDGMTKYQTLMTDLIERLSAPQSRGSCVACGLRDGDPVGKTRVPLLGSKKLVNFFPSGVEGERFCPNCIVAVQFLLLAVEKAGWPLMLHTSNWTIQYAYVKGAVNRFKRQAASKEYGLADRGYKQSAGLNAVYETIREILDDPDVQAMSDSAELVAPLRFYHFTNYGQGPDVRFYDIPSSVVDFLLQIRTRMDTWLRIVRRGYSSKKKGDPEELEYTTENDVYRQITDGKSIVKYFFEQEDYKVIGDWQLVSVYLARLRMMDDKRINTVRDVADRILAFSKKTGSARRIQQMHWARTYREFRSVLLKLQEEMVRKSGEPLVSYDEYVLDLAPEGGQEWQETRDLLLFRIYEMGCDWLASQPEAAEGADSEQQTMEVTE, from the coding sequence ATGTCCAAGACGAAGCGCACAGGGCAGACCACTGTGGCAGCAAGACCTCTCTTCTCATTGACCGGGAATCCGTTCGTCGACAACGGACTCGCTGCACTCTGCGTCATGGCCGGTAAGCAGAGACCTGAAGAACTGGACATTGAAGATGTCAGGACCCAGGCGCAATACATTGTCAACGTCTATTCGCAGCCAGCAGTCAAGAAGATAATCCACGGCATGTTCTTTCCCAACTCGGAGCTCGTCAATCCTGTAGTCAAGGATGGCATGACGAAGTATCAGACGCTCATGACGGACCTCATTGAGAGACTCAGTGCGCCTCAGAGCAGGGGAAGCTGTGTCGCGTGCGGTCTGAGAGATGGTGACCCCGTGGGAAAGACACGAGTGCCTCTGCTTGGTTCTAAAAAGCTGGTCAACTTCTTTCCTTCGGGGGTGGAGGGAGAGCGTTTCTGTCCCAACTGTATCGTGGCAGTACAGTTCCTGTTACTGGCTGTTGAGAAAGCGGGGTGGCCATTGATGCTGCACACCTCGAACTGGACTATCCAGTATGCATACGTCAAGGGTGCAGTCAACCGGTTCAAGAGACAGGCTGCGAGCAAGGAGTATGGACTGGCAGATAGAGGCTACAAGCAGTCTGCAGGTCTCAATGCAGTCTATGAGACCATCAGAGAGATACTCGACGACCCAGATGTCCAAGCAATGTCGGATTCAGCTGAGCTGGTCGCACCGCTACGGTTCTATCACTTTACGAATTACGGCCAAGGTCCTGATGTGCGATTCTACGACATACCGAGCAGTGTGGTGGACTTTCTCTTGCAGATCAGGACCAGAATGGACACATGGCTGAGAATTGTTCGCAGGGGGTATTCGTCGAAGAAGAAGGGCGACCCCGAAGAGCTCGAGTACACGACAGAGAATGATGTATACAGGCAGATCACGGACGGAAAGTCCATTGTGAAGTACTTCTTCGAACAGGAAGACTACAAGGTGATTGGGGACTGGCAACTGGTGTCAGTATACCTTGCGAGGTTGAGGATGATGGACGACAAGCGAATAAACACAGTCAGGGATGTTGCAGACCGAATCCTTGCGTTCAGCAAGAAGACCGGGTCAGCAAGACGAATACAGCAGATGCACTGGGCAAGGACCTACAGGGAGTTCCGGTCCGTGCTTCTCAAACTGCAGGAGGAGATGGTTCGCAAGAGCGGCGAGCCATTGGTATCCTACGACGAGTATGTTCTGGACCTCGCTCCAGAGGGTGGACAGGAGTGGCAGGAGACTCGCGACCTGCTCCTATTCCGTATATACGAGATGGGGTGCGATTGGCTTGCGAGTCAGCCCGAAGCCGCTGAGGGAGCGGACTCAGAACAACAGACTATGGAGGTAACAGAATGA